The Cyclopterus lumpus isolate fCycLum1 chromosome 1, fCycLum1.pri, whole genome shotgun sequence sequence CGGGCACGGGAGCGGCTCTGACGGGAGCCGGGAGGAGAGCGGCGTGCATCCGGCGGCGAACGGCGGCGGGGAGGTGCATCATCCGGATCACgtgcagcggcagcagcagctgctgcagcatcagcaacgacagcagcagcatcaccaTCAGCCGGTCCACCGCGGGGGAGGAGCGGAGGACCGGGAGCTGAGGACGCAACACCGGCTGGACACGCCACAATCTGACGGCGCCGCGCCGCCCGGTGGCCCGACGCTAGAAAAAGACCCCGCCCCTCCTGCGACCACCAATCAGACGGAGGTCACGACCCAGACGGCGACTGTAACATCCAATCAGACAACGGGAGGCGGCGAGAGGGAGAAGAGCGGCTCCGCCCACAGCGGGGAGCCGGCCAATCGGGGGATAGAAAGAGACTCAAAAGTGGCGGGGCGGGTTCGGCCATTTAacggaggaggacaggagacgGAAAGTTCTGGAGATGACACGGGAGCCGGAGCACCAgactcttcttcatcctcatcatcctcagcAGAGACCAGAGCCGACCACATTTAAAACAGGTGAGGCTCAgcactggatcctacatttcccagaatgcaactcAATAGCATCTTCCGTTAAACGCTCCCTGACTtgtaaaacacatatttaacacATAAATCAGGCAGGAAGCCGCCCTCTGCACACTATGACTGCACTTCCTGtgtcctgctcttcttcctcgtcttcctctcggCAGTCAGGGTCAGCTGACCTTTAATCATGAAAAGTATCGAGTCCTCAAACTAAAACTACTTTAATGATTAACTAAAGTCAGACGCTTTCGGTCACACTACCTGctgtcatcattattattattattattgttgttgttgttgttattattttctgCCACATGAAGGAGGTTCTTTGTGTATTAAcctctcgtctcctcagctcccGTCTCTCCGTTCCGTCCAGCGGCGCCGCGGCGCCGGAGGAAACACCGCAGACGCATCAGCAAAGCAGCCATCAGGGCCATGATCATGTAGAGCTGcaggtgagagggtgagacccGGTAGACTGGGAGCAATGAGGGTGAGACCCGGTAGACCGGGAGCAATGAGAGGGTGAGACCCGGTAGACTGAGGAGCAATGAGAGGGTGAGACCCGGTAGACCGGGAGTAATGAGAGGGTGAGACCCGGTAGACCGCGAGCAATGAGAGGGTGAGACCCGGTAGACCGCGAGCAATGAGAGGGTGAGACCCGGTAGACTGGGAGCAATGAGAGGGTGAGAcccggtatatatatatatatatatatatatatatatatatatatatatagtgtgtgtatatatacagtgtatatatatataattgtttcatttatatattttattatgtatttgaCTTCATTGTCATGAATGAAAATCTGCTGCTTTGAAAACCTATTATTGTCTGGAGGTAAAGTGAAGAATATATTTCAGCatattattctatatattttatatgacggtattattattctatatattttatgacagtatttttattctatatattttatatgacagtattattattctatatattttatatgacagtattattattctatatattttatatgacagtattaatattctatatttttatatGACAGTAttaatattctatatattttatatgacaGTATTTGTCAATAAATATGAGATTTATGAGCCGTTGAAGGCAGATAGCAGTCAGAGGAGACTGAGAACATTTAGTGTGTCTGCTGATAAATTGAAGAATATAATATTTGATATGTTGTCTttcctgaaacaggaagtggtgaagCACCAAGAGGAAGATGGACTCGGCTCCACGGCCCCATGATGAGAGCAAGCACTGGATTTTATAGATGAGACCCCCCCAGCCGACGGGGAGGGGGTCTCGTTGTACTCGGCGGCCATTGATTGGCTGCTTGGACACTTTTCCGGTCCACAGACTGAATGTGGAGAACTGGATTTCTACACTGGGAGCTAACTGAATGCTAACTGAATGCTAACTGGATGCTAACTGGATGCTAACTGGATGCTAACTGGGAGCTAACTGGGAGCTGGAGAGCAGCTCAGGCCTCGTGGCCAACGGGCTACTGAGGCACCCTGAATGAACACTGGAGTCCCCCCCCCTGAATGAACActggagtcccccccccccctgaaggaACActggagtcccccccccccctgaatgaACACTGGAGTCCCCCCCCCTGAATGAACACTGGAGTCCCCCCCCTGAATGAACACTGGGGTCCCCCCCCCTGAATGAACACTGGAGTCCCCCCCCCTGAAGGAACACtggggtccccccccccctgaatgaACActggagtcccccccccctgaaggAACACtggggtcccccccccccctgaatgaACActggagtccccccccccctgaatgaACACTGGGGTCCCCCCCCCTGAATGAACActggagtcccccccccccctgaatgaACACTGGGGTCCCCCCCCCTGAATGAACActggagtcccccccccccctgaatgaACACTGGGGTCCCCCCCCCTGACCTTGCCCGTACTATAACCTGCTGGTGAAGCGCTGTGAGACAGTTACGTACTAACGCTTttgggagagaggggggggggggcaaacttTATTACTTAACTTATTAAAAAATGGAGGATTTGAAGTGTAATTATTGTTGCAGATTATAATTATTGGTTGTACAACTGTTACTGTCTtgaatgttatttttaattaaaagtataaATGTTCAACGAAGAGACATTGTGTGTTTCAGATGTAAtgctattaataataataatattaataataatctgtgaTGTGATGAAGCCGGTTAGAGCTTTACACACAagttaaatactttaaaatatgttctgGAGAGCGTAGCCAGTGTatgactggatgtgtgtgtgtgtgtgtgtgtgtgtgtgtgtgtgtgtgtgtgtgtggactgcactgttgtgtgtgtgtggactcctCTGCTCGTCTGGACGTCCTGCAACTCTGTCACGCCAGGGGTCAGCAGAAAGGTCTGGTTGCTATGGGAACACATCAACACAGAAGTATCATATGGTGAAAgaaagaggtggggggggggggggatgaacgacatagaggaggagatgaaacacCAAAGCAAAGTGAGAAGAAAAGGTAATAATAACCTTAATAATCTTAATcttaataataactaataaaataaaagaatgaggccgtaaaaacatatataaaaggtAGTAATaacctaaaataataataaataattaaaacatttaaaaaatgaggtTGCCAAAACATATCTAAAAGGTAATAATAacctacaataataatatagaaGAATGAGCCCGTAAAAACCTATGAAGGAGCAGCGAGCACAAGGCCTGACAGAAGGATCATTTAAGAAAGTctaaatgccccccccccccccaccccccccccccccccccccccccccccccccccccccccccgaagctAATTCAGTCAGCAGAACGATGACTCAGCGTGACCTTTAGCGACCTCGAGGTGCTGAAAGTCGCTTCATCAGGTCCACCCAACTAATTTTTGGGAAAAGTAAAAAGTGATTCCAGAGAGAAGAGTTTGGAGGATGAGAACAGATGAAGAGCTGAAGCTAGAAGCTGAAGGTAGAAGCTGAAGGTAGAAGCTGAAGCTAGAAGCTGAAGGTAGAAGCTGAAGGTAGAACCTGAAGGTAGAAGCTGAAGGTAGAAGCTGAAGGTAGAAGCTGAAGGTAGAAGCTGAAGGTAGAAGCTGAAGCTAGAAGCTGAAGGTAGAAGCTGAAGCTAGAAGCTGAAGGTAGAAGCTGAAGGTAGAAGCTGAAGGTCCAGAGAGAAGAACAACACCCTTTAACATGCATCCAGTGTAGCTTCAGTAGCTAGCGTAGCACAGAAGAGCTAACGCTAGTTAGTGCTGTGCTAACGTACTTAGCTTCACTAACGTTATATAAAACGCTATCTCCTTCAACCTCCGGGTAACGAGTACCTCTGTTGCGCAGCGTTTTAACCAGCCTGGACCATGCTACGCTGTGAATGGTCAGACTGATTttaaggggcgggacttagtgACGTGTCAATTTCTGAAGCCATCTTGCATGTTGTTGCTACATGTTCTACCCACAGAGCGATGTGGCATGAGGGTCGGGgtggactttcacccaggagaccgcctCCTTTTTCCTACACGGAAACGAGTAAACATAATACGCAAAAATGAGCTTAAAAGCGGCGTGCCGTTTAGAGCCCTTCCCGTGAGATCACGTGATAAAAGTCTTTCACTGCTGTAGTTGTGCTGCTTGAACTGTTTACAGCATCACGAGTCACGCCAGAGGGCGAAGATGTGACTCCCAGTGACAAAGACACCAGAATGAATATGAGGGTTGTGATCTGGAGCTGCAATAGCATGCACTGTGGTATTTATTCCTTCACTCTAAAACCCCCAAATCACTCTTTTTCCAGCTAAACACCAATTTAGTCGTTTGAATCATACGTATTGtgttataaataaacataactgCATTCCACTGGTTATCATTTGGGATATTTCAATTAAATGCTGTTATGGCCGATCAGCTGAACGGTTAGCATCGTAGATATGCATACAAAGAGCTTATGACCTTTTACAGCACTCGATACTCAGCATGCTAGCGATTAACATGCTAGCATGAGCTAGCGGTAGACAGTAAACAGTAAAGTCTGGCTGTGTGTTAAAGTAACGTAGAACAAACCGAGCGGTTCATGCGTCGCTCTTTACATTCTGTAACTGTAGCATGACATCATGTTGGAATTAGCTAACTGAGTACAATTGGAGGACTTCAAGCTTTAAGCACGCTCTCTGTCACACGGCTGTCGCCAGATAATAATCCCTTTTTAACTCTGACTTTCTCATTTACTGATTGCTAACGGAGCGAAGGTAACGCTAACTGGTGACAGGAAACCAGCAGAGGATGGTCATACTGGGTGTGTCTCAGCCTGATCAGTTGTGATCATGTTGTACTCACCACAGCAACGAGCAGTCGCACAATAAGTCAACGGGTTTGTGAGATTTCCACCAAAAGATATGTTCTTGTTGTAATTGTGCTCTTCTTCCGtctcctgttttctttccttccttcacaaGTCACGACCCGGCAGCTCGGCCCGGCAGCCAATCGGCATCTACGTGTGAGGTTGTGGTGCAATGAACCAATGAGGGTGAGCCAAAGTTCAGCCAGGTTCCCGGTGCCGGACGGACTCTCTGCtactgatggtgtgtgtgtgcgtgtgtgtgtgtgtgtgtgtgtgtggggctgcCTGCCATACCTGCGCTGTCCCTCTGACGAATGTGTGCGACTGTGTCCGTGTGTTGTGTGAAACAAATGGAGAGTGTTCTCTGGCACGGCGCCCCCGTGCGAGCCGCTTAATGAGCTGGTAGCTGGCAGCCAATCACGATCACCGGTGACCTCCGAGGTCACACCGTGGCGTTGTGTGTAAACAGTGTGGTCGGGTCCGCCTACACTTGACGCACACCTGACAAggcccacacacatacacacacacacttagtggCGAGGTCACACAGCGGTTAACATACAGTTTGTAACACTCACACAGATGCTTACATGAGTCTATATAGAcggatgcagtcacacacacagacgcacacacacccacacacacccacacacacacgcacacagacacaccttgCTGACTCACcactgtttatgtttgtgtgttagtaAGATGTCGTCCCTTTCACCTGAGGGGAGACACGATCTGATTCACTATGAGCtcaacacatacacagacacacccacacacacacacacacacaccaacacacctgttccgTGTTTCATCTGActaacatttgttttcatgtatCTCACACATTCCTGTAAAGTACTTATCTCAAGTTTCAACAACAgcgtaaaaacaaacaaaacaaaatagacaaagaaacaaaacagcagaATTCTTTTTAAAGGTTTTCACACCAGAATGGACTCACACTGCCTCAGGAAGTGGGTTCTATACAATACATTAGGATTAAGAGCACTCATCAGGTGTGTGTAGCTGAATATGAGTCTCAACAATATTTTGCAAGTCTTGACTTAATGACTTAGTGaggacctttgacctttgtcaGTCTTTCTGGTTTCTGGTCCTTCAGGTCGCACAGCAACAGACAGCTGATCAGGTTTTGGGCGTCAGCCTGGTCGGACTGCGATCAGCATACGGTCGGACTGTCATCGGCATACGGTCGGACTGCGATCAGCATACGGTCGGACTGTGATCGGCATACGGTCGGACTGTCATCGGCATACGGTCGGACTGTCATCGGCATACGGTCGGACTGTGATCGGCATACGGTCGGACTGTGATCGGCATACGGTCGGACTGTGATCGGCATACGGTCGGACTGTCATCGGCATACGGTCGGACTGTCATCGGCATACGGTCAACTGTCATCGGACTGTCATGGCATACGGTCGGACTGTGATAGGCATACGGTCGGACTGTGATCGGCATACGGTCGGACTGTCATCGGCATACGGTTGGACTGTCATCGGCATACGGTCGGACTGTGATCGGCATACGGTCGGACTGTCATCGGCATACGGTCGGACTGTGATCGGCATACGGTCGGACTGTGATCGGCATACGGTCGGACTGTCATCGGCATACGTTCGGACTGTCATCGGCATACGGTCGGACTGTGATCGGCATACGGTCCGACTGTCATCGGCATACGGTCGGACTGTGATCGGCATACGGTCGGACTGTCATCGGCATACGGTCGGACTGTGATCGGCATACGGTCCAACTGTCATCGGACTGTCATGGCATACGGTCGGACTGTGATAGGCATACGGTCGGACTGTGATCGGCATACGGTCGGACTGTCATCGGCATACGGTCGGACTGTCATCGGCATACGGTCGGACTGTGATCGGCATACGGTCGGACTGTCATCGGCATACGGTCGGACTGTGATCGGCATACGGTCGGACTGTCATCGGCATACGTTCGGACTGTCATCGGCATACGGTCGGACTGTCATCGGCATATGGTCGGACTGTCATCGGCATACGGTCGGACTGTGATCGGCATACGGTCGGACTGTGATTGGCATACGTTCGGACTGTGATCGGCATACGGTCGGACTGTCATCGGCATACGGTCGGACTGTGATCGGCATACGGTCGGACTGTGATCGGCATACGGTCGGACTGTCATCGGCATACGGTCGGACTGTCATCGGCATACGTTCGGACTGTCATCGGCATACGTTCGGACTGTCATCGGCATACGGTCGGACTGTCATCGGCATACGGTCGGACTGTGATCGGCATACGGTCGGACTGTCATCGGCATACGGTCGGACTGTCATCGGCATACGGTCGGACTGTCATCGGCATACGGTCGGACTGTGAACTGCAACAGAAGAGACGATGGGATGTTTGAACTCGACTACGATGAAACAGATCCTTTAGACCTAGTTTatccttcttctctctgtccttgcGGGAAGTGAATCTCCCTCTCTGGGTTGGTTTCACTCTCTGGAGGAAACCCAGCAGATGATAACCCCACCcaccgacaacaacacacacacacacacataatagtGTTGTCATGTGGTGCGACTGTGTTTGCATGGGCAGAGCTGGTTGTTTGCTGTGGGGGTGTTGTGGCTCCACGGGCGGCCTCGTCTGACCCCCCCACGCTTTGTCCTCAGTCCGGCCTCTGTCACAGGACGCACACATGCACTCCCACTCCACGTTATTCTGGATACACATTCGCAAGCTCAACTCTCAGACACCGAGAACAGGACGAGGAAAACACATTCTGTTTGCAGCTGGTTCTTCATCTCAAATCATTTCTGTGTTAATAATGTCAAAAAGATTAAGCACTAAAATTATCAAATTTCTTGTGCTCTAGTCGGCCTTTTAATTAATGTACAAGAGATGTTCTTAACTATTATTAATGATCGCATCTTGTCTAATCAAGATTATCATATGATTCATTTCAAGAGAATTCATGTTCAAGATCTGATGAattatgtctgtgttttctctccGAGTCGGATTGTtcgtattatatatattatataatatatgtattattattattattatttctttacttaaaaaaaaaaaaaatcctaaaatgAAGTTTAGAGTCCTAAAATGAAGTGCTTACTTAAACTCCCAGAATGACCTCAGGTCAGTGAGGAAGGCTTTGTGGAGTCTTTGGGAGGTCTCCCAAAGACTCCACAAAGCCTTCCTCGCTCCGTACTCGTCATCGTCGCTTGCTGGTCAAGTTTTCCAGCACAAGTTCCTGTTATTATCTTCCAGGGAGCTGAAGTCATAATTTCTGGACTGCATGTGAGAGCAACATTCACGCTTTCTCGCTCCATATCTGCCGACTGTTGGACGTTCTTACCGTCTGTCTGTATGAGGAGTGCACTGGTCCAGGGTTTCATCATGAACATGTGTCTTTTCATGAACTTCCCTCTCACCGGGGTTCTGAAAACATGCAGCAGGTTGTTCATTAACCCTGATTCCAGTCCTCTGGAAACAAAGCTGCAGCGACAAGTATTTAAGAACAGGTTTATTTGTCCCGGGGCTCCTAGCGACGGTAACCAGGCATGAGCTCATTCTCCAGATACCCGCTTTGCAGAAGTGAAACGTGCTCGctcgtctcctcctcgtcctttcTGTCGGCGGTGAAGTGTGAAGATCTcttttctcctcgtcttctcctctttGTGCATCACGCCGCTCTTCACATGAGAGCAGGAGGGAAGCGGCACAGAAAGAGGAAGCggcctcttcctcccccagaAGTGTATCTGGTGTAACTCACAtcctcaacacaaacacagactgattcaattcagtttattttgtatagcctaatatcacaaattaagaatttgcctcagagaaatttacaatctgtacacatacgacatccctgacctttgacctcacatcagatcaggaaaaaccccaaaaataacctttgacagggaaaaaagggaagaaaccttcaggagagcaacagaggaggatccctctcccggatggacagatgaatagatgtcatgtgaccagatgaacagagttacagagttacataaacacattacatgaatatgacaatgtatgaatggaactccaatccatgaaacagaaggagtagaggaggaggggggggggcatcagcagggccaatgggaggccggttcaccagcatcagacacctccaggtccaatggaccctatgagacgtgaagtcacaacgactccggggaggaagcagagttaataaggtgcaatggagagatgtaaattcatccataaggaggagagaaggaggagagaggtgctcagtgtatcctaaatgCTCTCTAATGGAGAAGTCTCCCATTGAAGACACGTGTGAATAAATAACCTCAATGCTTAGAGGACCGAGTGGAGGCTGTACCGTCGCTCGGGTCGGGGTAACCTTTCGGCTCGAGCGGTTCCTTTGGCGAGTATGGACGCCGGCCAATCACAGCTCTCGAAATGCTCCTCAGGAGAGCAGCGGCAACTCACAGGAACGCAGGATCTCACGATCAGGAGGAAGTCCTGCACCACACACTGCAGGCCTAAAATATTTACGGCTAACGCAACCTGTGCTGCACATATCAGATCATCTTTAGCGTCTCattgttatgtatgtgtgtagtgTTATATAACAATAAGACGCTCTTTGCAGCCTGGTTCCAACATCTGCTGCACAGCTTCCCAGCAGAGTGTTATAAGAGCGGATTAAAGCGCGTCATTTAAGaatgaaaaaacattttcctttaGCCACATTAATGCGTTTTGAGAAAGAAATACgaatgaacttttttttttcacgtctTTTATTTTTACCTGAAATCAAGAGGACTTTGGGCAGTTTTCCTCCATCACCTTGCCCTCTGTCCTCGGCCACTCGCCACCTCGGCGCTCACTCTGGCTGTgagtctcactctcactctggAGTGACCTCATCTCTACCCGTCACTCTAATCCCGTGTTGTCCTCGCTTTCCCGCTTATTACGCTGGAGCTCAGTCGCCCTGTCGGTCCCTCTCCTTgtaggacgtgtgtgtgtgtgtgtatgtgtgtgtgtgtggtttgtgtgtgtgtgtttgtgtgtggtgcgtgtgtgttgtgtttgtgtgtgtgtgtgtgtgtgttttgtgtgtgtgtgtgtgtgtgtttgtgtgtgtgtgtgtgtgtgtgtgtttgtgtgtgtgtgtttgtgtgtgtgtgcgtgtgtgtgtgtgtgtgtgtgtgtgtgtgtgtgtttgttgtgtgtggtgtgtgttgtgtgtttgtgtgtgtgtggtgtgtgtgtgtgcgtgtgtgtgtgtgtttgtgtgtgttgtgtgtgtgtgtgtgtgtgtgtttgtgtgtgtgtgtgtgtgtgtgtgtgtttgtgtgtgtgtgtttgtgtgtgtgtgcgtgtgtgtgtgtgtgtgtttgtgtgtgtgtgtgtgtgtgtgtttgtgtgtgt is a genomic window containing:
- the LOC117733799 gene encoding uncharacterized protein LOC117733799 gives rise to the protein MNKKAHYDKAIISVEDHTHASKADLHRHDDLKHNQQRHRPEDPVARRWQQGSYTQLAHWTPPRPSEARAEHSVMVGHGSGSDGSREESGVHPAANGGGEVHHPDHVQRQQQLLQHQQRQQQHHHQPVHRGGGAEDRELRTQHRLDTPQSDGAAPPGGPTLEKDPAPPATTNQTEVTTQTATVTSNQTTGGGEREKSGSAHSGEPANRGIERDSKVAGRVRPFNGGGQETESSGDDTGAGAPDSSSSSSSSAETRADHI